The Brassica oleracea var. oleracea cultivar TO1000 chromosome C7, BOL, whole genome shotgun sequence sequence TTATTAATAGTTTCATTTAAGTTGTTCAGTAAAATTTTAGGTATATCATGTCCTTTTCAGATCCTAAATACCCGAACCCGATTCGGATCTGGACCCGATATGGATCCGAAAATTTAATGGTATTTTATGGGTATTTTAGTTATAGATCCGAACCGATCCGGACCAGAGAAGAACCGACCTGAATCCGAACCGAAAATTTCTAAGTACCTATTGGGTCTAAATATTTAGGATCCGAAAAAACCCGGATCCAAAAGGAACCGGCCTGAACCGACCTGAAGACCAGATAGGCGATCAGATAGGCGATCCGGTTACCTTTAAATTCTTTTTTTTTTTTGTTCAGCGAGTCGCCGCCGTAGTCTCGAGTCGAGAAGTCGAATTCGTGGTCTCTCTCTTCTCCGCCCGTCTACGTTGTTCCACCGTCTAATCACCTAACCCCGCCGGCTTTTCATGGTGTGTATCGTCTACTTCAAACACGGTAAACTAAATAGTATTACTACTACTACATGCTCTGTCTAAAAACTGCCCATATAAATTGAAACATAGTATCCACAAGAACAAGAATAGTTATGCAATCCACCGTGGAATCATATAAGCTGTACAGTTCAAAAAGTTTTGATATTTGGTGGATCTTTGTTATGAATTCAATTGAAACTTTCAGATTTATATTCTTTGATAAACTTGCCTTGATAACGCTGAGTGCGGCTGATGCTGAGTATGTTGTTTATTGGTTTATTTCAGCTCTCTTAATGCTGGTCAGGAGGGTTTAGGGTTACCATCTCTCCAGTTTTGCCAGTGCAAAGACTTATACTCTTCCATGGCTGCTAATGGTCAACGCCGCTCTCGCCAGGACGACGAATGCCCTTCAAACCCCAACAAGAAGAAGAAAGTTAATAAGAACCCGGAAAAGAATCTCCTCTTTAATCTCAATTCGTGCTCCAAGTCAAAGGACCTCTCAGCTTCATTAGCTCTTTATGACGCAGCCGTCGCTTCCAACGAAGTCCGACTAAACCAGCAACATTTTCAGACCCTTCTTTACCTATGCTCGGCTTCCATTAGCGACCCTTCTCTTCAAACCCTTGCTGTTGAACGTGGCTACCAGATTTTTGACCGTATGGTCACTTCCGGGTTAACTCTTAATGAGGCAACCGTCACTTCAGTCGCTCGTCTGGCTTCTGCTAAGGGTGATGGAGATTACGCTTTCAAGATTGTTAAGGACTTTGCTTCTGTTGGCGGCACATCGATTCCCCGTCTCAGAACCTATGCGCCTGCTTTGCTCTGTTTCTGCGAGAGATTGGAGGCTGAAAAGGGTTATGAGGTGGAAGAGCACATGGAAGCTGCAGGCATTGCACTAGAGGAGGCTGAGATCTCGGCTTTGTTGAAGGTAAGCGCTGCCACGAGCCGAGAAAACAAGGTTTACAGATATTTACATAAACTAAGGGAATCTGTTGGATGCGTTTGTGAAGAGACATCGCAAGTTTTAGAGGATTGGTTCTGTGGAGAGAAAGCTGGAGAGGTTAGTGGTGATGGGATTGGCTCTGATGTTGAGATGCTTAGAGAAGCTGTTTTGAGGAATGGAGGTGGGTGGCATGGGCGTGGATGGGTTGGGGAAGGTAAATGGATTGTGAAGAAAGATAATGTTAGCTCAACCGGAAGATGTTTGAGCTGCAATGAGCAGCTGGCTTGTGTTGATACCAATGAGGTAGAAACACAGAAGTTTGTGGATTCTTTGGTGGCTTTGGCTATGGAGAGGAAGGCAAAGATGAATTCTTCCGAGACCAAGGTGGACTTCAGCGAGTTTCAGGTTAGAGAATGAATTAATGATTCTCTTAGATTGCTTCTAATAAGTCTAGGACATAGAATCCTGCAAGATTTTCTTTTGCTTAGTTTTAACTTTGATAAGCAAAAAAAAAAAGAAAAGAAGGAAATTACGGTGGAGTTTTATTCAGGAATTAATCAAAATATGGAAGTAAAAAGGAAGAAGAAAATGCTCTTATTAGCTTGTGTGTTTTAAGATTCATTATATGTTAATGTATGTATCTCCTATTGTCCATTGTGGAATTCTACTTAGTTGGTGCTTAAAATGTAGTTTTCTAAAACTGAAAATACAAAGTATCTTGAGTATTCAAATATTGATCTTTGTCTGAACGTTACACGAATCTTTGTCAGAACTGGCTTGAGAAACATGGAGATTACGAAGCTATAGTAGATGGAGCAAATATTGGTCTCTATCAACAAAATTTTGCAGATGGCGGTTTCAGTCTTTCACAGGTTCTCATCTATCTTTAATTGTCTTTCTTCTTTCAAAATTTTGAATACACTTCGTGCAAGACTAACAACGTAGGTGTGCGACCGAGCAGCTTGAAGGTGTGGTAAACGAACTGTATCATAAAAGTGGTGATAACAAATGGCCCCTGATTCTCTTGCATAAGAAACGAGTCAGGACGCTTTTAGAGAACCCAACTCACAGGAATCTGGTTGATGAATGGATTAACAACGGCGTCCTCTATGCGACTCCACCAGGTTTCAACGATGATTGGTATGAACTTAGCTTAGCTTCTCTTAAAATCCCATTATTAAACAGTGTCTGGTTACACTCATCTCCTGGGCATTTTCCTTCTATTTCAGGTATTGGCTCTATGCAGCTGCTAAACTCAAGTGTTTGCTTGTGACAAATGATGAGATGAGAGATCACATTTTTGAACTCTTAGGCAACAGTTTTTTCCAAAAGTGGAAAGAAAGGCATCAGGTAAAAATCTATAAACCCTTATAAAGTATAAGCCTGAATGAGCCCTTTATGTAAAAAAAAAAATAATCTTGTGAATGTAAAATTACCTTATGGTTTATGGTTTTGGTGGTAGGTTCGGTATACATTTACCAAAGGTAATCTGAAGCTTGAAATGCCGCCTCCTTTTTCTGTTGTCATTCAGGTTCACCATCTCATTCCTATTCATGTTTTTTTTCTTTTTTCCGGTTTTAAGAAATGGAGTTTTCTGAATAAATCTTGATTACATATCAGGAGTCAGAGAAAGGGTCATGGCATGTTCCTGTTGCAAGCCAAAACAATGAGTCTTCAAGAACTTGGATGTGTATTAGCAGAAGAAGTGTTTTAGATTCACTTAAGATTAATGGAAAGCTGGAAACTTCTGAAAATGGGGACAGTTCTTAGTATATTTAACAACAACAGCTTCTTGAGTTCATGTGATGCTGCAGGTAATGATGAGAATTGAGATTGTGGAATCTGGTAATGGAGAGCCATTGTTAGCAGTATCTTGCTAATTGAAGATCCATTGTTCTTTGTTGCGACTGTTATTTTATTTTTATTTTTTCCGGGAAGAATATTACATACAAAAAAAACATTGTATCTTTGAGAGAGGATTGAACTTTTTGCCCATTAAAAAGAAAATAAAATTACATTTTTGTTGTTTCAAAATCCACCAAGTGTCCAGATCTAGTTATTCGGGTTTGACCTCGTATGCTTCATTCATATTTTATAATCCTTCTGTGTTAAAAAAATTGATTTATTGGATTTGTTGTCTTTAAAAGATTGATGTTTTAAAAGTAAGAGGAAGCAAGTGTGGCTTGAGGTAAACTATCCTGAGGCGACTGATAGGTCCGCTTCTGCATTGGCTTCTGCCCGGTTGAATAGATGGACGAAACCGCACGCCACCAGGAATGCTTAAATGTAGCATACCTGTTTCATGGACTGGAAATCATGTCAATAGCAGAGCAGCGTGGATTCTTAGAGATATCAGGGCAGAACTATTCGTCACAGTCACAGAGCCTTTTCGAAGTTACAGACGACTAGGGAAGCAGAGCTGATAGCTTTGCATTGGGCGATAACAAACATGAGACACACTCACTAACAAAGGATCATCTTTGAATCTTCAAGAGTTTTGGCAAGGGAATCACTCTCAATCCCACAGAATATCCTCGGTTCCAGCCTGTACTGAGTGACATTAACATACTTCTCTCATCCTTTCAAGGCGTCTGCGGTCCGTGTTCGTGTGTTCTAACTCGAGCAGTTGCTGTTACACACAAACATAGAGTTTGCGTGAGAACTACCCTTTTTTTTTTTTTTTTTCCGGCAAACGGCTATTCTATTACTCAAATTTGAGGTGGTCTGGGAAGTCAGACTGGAATAGAACAACCAATAAAACATAAGGATCTATGAAACGAACGTGCATTCCTACCTAACGAATCTGCAATCTCATTTTGCGTCCTTGGAAAGTAACTGATCTTGAAGTCCGAAAAACATAACCGAAGAGTTTGAATGATTTCCAGCTCAGTTGAGAAGTTGGGCCAATCTTGTGGTTGTTCTATCATTGCAATCAGGTCCTTGCAGTCCGTCTCAAACCCCTGACAGGTCGAGTGTTGTATCATACTCTCCATTGCCCACTTTAGCGTTTCCAGTTCCGAGTGCAGCGGTGTCTCTCTTCTCCGCAAGTTCCTTGACCCCATGAGCCTTGACCCCATCAGCTGTATCTTCCCCACTGTATCCTTCCAAACCCATCCCATTCCACTAAACTGAGCTGTGGAGGTCAATGAACCATCCAACATACAAATATTACCCAAGCTTAAGGCTTGTGTTTCTTCATCAGTCTGTACATGTGGTGGAGTCGGTACAGTGTCTCTTGCATTATACCAAGCTTGGCACTCACCCTCTGCATACCTAACTAGTTCCAATGGAACTCTGTCTATGCCTCTAAACAGCTTATCATTCCTAGCTTTCCAAATGTACCAAATTATCCAAGGATAAGGATCTCTATTATCATCTGGCTCCAGAATACCATTCTTTCTCCCAAAAAGTAGTCCATATTAGCATAAATACTTGGTACAGGGAAAATTTCAGAACTTGACGGCGTTGATGATAATTCACATGCTTGTAAGGCCGGTGGACACTCGAAGATAACATGAGTAACGGTCTCTTCTGGTGCTCCACATCTTGGGCAGTAATTGTCACAGCGCATATTGCGGCGTACCAGATTCCTTGTTACAACAATCTGTCCTGATATTAATTGCCATATAAGATGATAGATCTTTTGTGGCGCATTCACCTTCCAAGCAAAGGCTTGAAGTTTTGTAATGCTGGGCTGTAGAACTTCTAAATCCTCCTCCTCTCTCATCAAGTTTGTAGCAACCCAATATCCCGACTTAACAGTATATTGTCCGTTCTTTGTGTAACTCCAGCAAAATGTATCCCGTCAATGAGTAGAGCTTATGGCCAAACTCAGAATCATCGGAATATCCTCTTGATCTACATATTGTTCCAATAGTCGAATATCCCACTCCTTTGAAACAGGATTGATAAGGCTGCTTACGAGCATCTTTGGGTTCAATGCTGGAGCCCGGGCTCGTGCCGGTCTAGCTGTGTCGAAGGGATCCAAAGATCCTCCCACACATTAATTTTGTACCCTGAATGCACTTTGCTTCTGATGCCCAAAAGTAATAGCTTTCTCGCAGCAGTAATACTTGTCCATACATACGATGGGGTATCTTCTGTGCCCATTCGCAACGGCGAACTCAAACGGTAATATCTTCCCCGAAGAACTCTCGCTACAAGTGAATCCGGAAATTGAACAAGACGCTATAGCTGCTTAGCTAAAAGAGCTAGATTAAATTCATGGATCATACGCATGAGAACTACCTTTAATCGCGAAGAGAAGAGAGGAAATGAGAATATGATCATCTATTTATAGAAGTATGGCACGACAAACGAAAAGTCATCACATTAGGTCTACGAAATCTAAAACGGCGGCTTGCTTCCCACTTTTTCAGGAGCAACGATTCCACTTTTCAGATTAAACTAGGATCTGGTTTACGGATCAAAAACGGTATGATTAATGAGCTGAGATTTTAGACGGTTCATGGATCTCTTGGACGTGCCGAAATGGAAGTCCGACATCATTTTGAAGGACAAGTGTCAAGTTCTTTACTTTAATAACCTACTCATGCAAATTCATTGAGAATAACTTCATCTCTCACAATGAACTAGGAGAGATTAAATCCTTCAAATTAGACCCATCAAATAAACTAAACTCGACCCAGTTTGTCAACAAATGCGTCGCCTTGAGGAAATTAAGAGAGAATTCGGTTATAGAAGGAGATGATCGAATACAAAGAGGGCTTTCGTAAACAAACATGAATCGGCACAGGTTTACACATTCTTATTGTTCTTATAAAGTTCATCAACACTCTACGATTTCATAGTCCTTTTCTTGTAGTTGACTTTAATCCCCTTTTCATTATTTGAAGTGAATTATTAACATTAAACCTTGCCCTTATGTGTGATTAACAAGATTAACATTGCTTAGGTGTCATCACTAGAATCCACCTCACCTCATTTATTGAATAGCTCTCTTGTCTAAACTAACTACATGTAATGCCATTGCCAAATAATACAAGAAAAGGATGCATCTTTCTTCCTTCCCTTGCAAACCCGAACTAACCAGTGTGTGTGTTGACGGTTGAATATATGGCATATTCGAATTTTACTTTCGATTTCGGTCATTAAATAATCTGAAATATCCATTTTCAGTTCTCTATCCTAATGATTAAACCCAAACTAACCCGAATATTTTCTGATGTGTATGTTGTATTATTTTATATAAGTGATT is a genomic window containing:
- the LOC106301572 gene encoding proteinaceous RNase P 2, which gives rise to MAANGQRRSRQDDECPSNPNKKKKVNKNPEKNLLFNLNSCSKSKDLSASLALYDAAVASNEVRLNQQHFQTLLYLCSASISDPSLQTLAVERGYQIFDRMVTSGLTLNEATVTSVARLASAKGDGDYAFKIVKDFASVGGTSIPRLRTYAPALLCFCERLEAEKGYEVEEHMEAAGIALEEAEISALLKVSAATSRENKVYRYLHKLRESVGCVCEETSQVLEDWFCGEKAGEVSGDGIGSDVEMLREAVLRNGGGWHGRGWVGEGKWIVKKDNVSSTGRCLSCNEQLACVDTNEVETQKFVDSLVALAMERKAKMNSSETKVDFSEFQNWLEKHGDYEAIVDGANIGLYQQNFADGGFSLSQLEGVVNELYHKSGDNKWPLILLHKKRVRTLLENPTHRNLVDEWINNGVLYATPPGFNDDWYWLYAAAKLKCLLVTNDEMRDHIFELLGNSFFQKWKERHQVRYTFTKGNLKLEMPPPFSVVIQESEKGSWHVPVASQNNESSRTWMCISRRSVLDSLKINGKLETSENGDSS